The stretch of DNA gcaCAAGAGCAAAATCCAGTTGTGTTCAGTCCAGTGAAAAAGGCTTTAATGAGGTTTTCAGAGAATCCTGTGTAAAGCCATTACATTCAAGTCTTCTCAGCTTGTGAAGATGAAACACGTCGTATGACGCTGCAACCATGAATACACACGTCATCCAATCTGTGCTCGTCCTTTTTAAGgtatgtcttctttttcttcctgttttttttttctcacttcctTGCATCTTCCCGAGAAAGATTAGGAGTCCTTCTACTAAGACGAAAGTCTCTATTGATAGATAAACCAAACTAAGACTGACAAATTTAGGCAGTAGGAAGAGTTAATTAGAGACCTGAACATGAAGCTAATCTTCATTTGGATTTGGAAAGGCCCCCGCATAGATAATCCACAGACGGGCTTAGGCAGTCAGTTAGTTGCTGGTTGTTGATAGTTCAAGTATCATTTATAAACCATTTACAGAGAATCTTTTGCATTAAGGGACTAATACTGTAGTGCCTCTCATTCAGACTGCAGCTTTGATTGATCTATTGGTTAGTGTAGTGCATTAATAATCCAGTTTATAAAGTGTCACAAATGATGACAAATACTTCACTGAAAATTAGCacagcccaaagtgatgtctccATATTACTGCCTTATCCTGAGcagccaaaaacacaaagtaaaaaaacaaaatgtcaatgTTATATTGATGCTGTATGAATGGGGAAAAGGAAGCAAATCTTAGCATTTTAGTGAACCTGGAATTGGCAGGTGTTTGAGATTTTTCCTTGATAAATGACCAAAAGAATATTGCAATTATCAAAGTTTCAATTGATTTTCTGCCAGTTGACTAATCTACTAATCGACTAATGGCTTCAGAACTAGTTAGTGTTGTTAATCTGAGGTCGTGTACAGTCTCATCTGTCGTCTCCTCACATCACGCAGCACTTCTCCTCAGCCTTGGTCCGCAGCTCCGTCATGGTGGCTGACGCCTTCTCCTTAATCTGGTTCATGTCCATGTTCTGCAGGTTCTGCACCTGAGCCAGGATCGAGTCGTCGTGCTCCTCCTCCGCTGTTTCCCCATCCACCATCTTCACCAGCTCCTCGGGCACGTCGATGTCGTCCCCGGCCATCTGGATCAGGTTCTCGTCCTGGTCGCTCTGCAGGCCCAGGAGGAGAGCTGGAGTGAGCTGAAGTTCATGACTTTATTGCTGAAACGCTCAATACGTGTTAACAAAACTACCAACATGTGTTCACTTCTCAGTTTTCAACACAGAGAGAACGCCTTCAGTCCAATACAAGTTCTGTGTAAAACCTGATGACTTAGTTCAACTCAAACGGCAGGAGCATAAAAACTACTTGATGTAAGTATAGTATActcagtttttgttgttatggTAACCTGGATAAATCAAGTTGACAGCATCAGTTTCATTGAGTTAACTAAACTTTTAACCACTAAATACTTAACACTTATATGCAGCATATTCCTTGACTTATTCAATTTATGTGATTGAAGTACGATTAACTTATATGTATCTTCTGTATGAAAATATAACTATTGAAGTTGAATTAACCTTTGTCTTCCACTGCAGCAAATTATTACACTGTAGTTGTGACAACTTCAAACATGGCTGTAGGTACTCATTTCTTTTGAGGAAAGTTGTATTAACACAATATAACGACACCCAAATCTGATCCAATTTAACCAGTTTATGCCGTTGATGGTTGATTTATAAGGAAACTGTTTCTCCGCTGTTGTTTCACTATAGAcaatatatttttagttttgtgtcttttatttgttGCCTTGTCTTTATATCGTCTTTGCACACTGAAACATACAATATGacaattaaaatgaacaatGTGCGGTGACTTTCAATTAAACAAACAATCTACTtaaaaactagaaaactgaGTGGCCAGGTGACTAGGGACACAGGTATTTATTATTCACTTTTCCTTAATGATTTGAATGAAATCCCAATTGATTAGTCTGATTTAATAAACTGTTATTTCATGATACTATAAATGCATAGATGTAATTTCCTGAAGGATGTGAGAAAGACACCAAGTATGCTCCAAAGGACAAGTGGATTTACTCTGATTTTCTCCTCTCATTAATCAGTTTAATCCGTTAAACCTGACAGGATTTTACCCGTGCATGACCATgaaaacctcaaaaaaaaaaaaaaaaaaaaaaaagtaactgacAGGAATAATTTCCTGCCCCTCAAAAAGTTTTAGGATATAAAAGCAGATTCCTCCCGTGCTATTGTGatgtgaacaaaacaaacaaaaaaattatcaCAAAGGTATCGCAAAGGTGTTAGAGTGTAATTTATGATGACCcttatttattgattcatttcatgttattttctctgAATTTTCCTGCTTGTTTTTACTGTCGAGAGctgctttattgtttttcattgtcTCTGACAATGACAGTAAAGTCTCTAAGGTTCCAGTAAACACCAAGTTGTTGATGAGATGCTTTTGGTCAGGTTGAAGGATGTAATCTCACCTTCGGTAATCTGTATTTGTCCCTCAGACATGTCCGCAGTGTGGCCCGCTCAGCCTTCCTCACCAGGAACTCTGCGTCTCTCTCCATCCTGGTTTTGAACAAGACCAAGATTTTTGTCACAGAGGTAAAGACACGATGCACTGTTCAAGTTTTTAAGGAAATACATCTTTATTGGAATGGCATATGAATAATATAGCTTCAGATTTTCACATCCATAAAACTTTATGGTGTACACTTTGTTGCAAGAAATGTAATTAACTCTGGTTTCACAGAATGAATGATTGTCTTTTGATCTTGAACATTTTCATGTTAATCGATATTCTCAAAACATTTGACCACTGCTGGCTAATTATGTGTTTAATCCGCTTTCAGCTTGATGCTGTTTGCTACGTAGCGGATGatactttttaaatatattttacaaaGCATGAATTTGAGCCAAATTCACTATCTTACATATTCTAGGCCAACAGGAATAACATTTTCTctattattttttctccctttccccACTATAGCCATCATGAAGCATTTTGCCTCTTGCCAAACAATTACCTCACCTAAGAAATTGTGGTTTACTGTACTTGCACGGTTAAATAAAGGCTTAAATAAGTAATAAGGCTTAAATAAAGTCAGTCCAAATATAAGCAGCATCAGCTACATGCCTagaatgtaaatataaatataagtaGGAGAATTTGCTGCAGGTAATTACTGTCAAAAGTATTATATGGCTCTCAGTAAAGGCCCCACACATTGCAGAGACAATTTAATTGCCTCTCTCGGTCAGATCTGGCTTTACATGGCCTCCGCTGACAGATTACTGGGACAGGGCTTTGCTGCTGGGACTTACTTCTCCTCCACCAGCTGCCTCTGGTACTCCTCAGCCTCTTCCCTGGACATGCCGGCAGTGGCCATGCTgtcagctgctcctcctctgagATCCTTGTTTAACGGTGAACTTTGCTGGTTTCTGAACCGCGAAACTGTCCGAGGGGAGATTCACTCAGCGGCTGTCTGAGTGTTCCTGAGGGATGTGTGACAATTGTCTCTTCAGGGCTTGAGGGCTGCTGCTTTTTGATTGGCCTGATGGTGAGGGAGGCCGGCGAGGGAGGGGGTCACAGGCTCAGAGCTGACACGGCCCAGCGCACGCAGGCCGACAACATTATCCCCGAATCAAAGCTCCACACCTTAATCTGAGATAAGCCGACCGAGAGCAGGTTGTATCACTCAGCGCAATTTGTGTGATGCAAGGTCACTGTATGGATCCCATTATTGGTAATTGCAATAGGCACGTAAGGACGGACTAAGTGTGTTCCACTTCTGCATGTGAGAATTTGGCATTAATCCCCTTACATAAGAAACCATCACTTGTGTGCCAAAGGATGTCCTGGACAGCCGTGCAGAGTGTGAGAGTAAATCAGGCTTAATCTTACACTACAATAAGACTTACCTCAGATCTCAGTCCCATAAAGTCATATTTTTAACATCGGGTTAGCATTATTTACCCATTTTCAAATCTTGAGCAGGtgagacaaagaaacacacaagtaTTGAAAAGAGTCAGCGTTCAGAGATAAACtaatgagtgtttttttctgtatgaatGTTTTCaccccacctctcctcctcagctgcatGCCCGGATGATGAAACCGCCAAGGcagcaaagagaaaaatgaaagcgAGAGCGAATCATGCCTAATCTGACACTACGATAAGACTTAACCTCATAGTTCAGCCTTATCTGTGTCATATTCATTAACACAGAGTCAACATAATTTGCTACCAGAGCAATATTTTCTATTCTTTAGTTTATTTGCAGTGATCaactctgaaaaaaagagagggagtacagcacaaaaggcaaagaaacctcaaaagaaacagagaaaaaatgaaaaatggaggcGGATATGAATCCAGTGCAGAAACCAAGGGACAAAACAatgagaaacaacaaaatatgcatACTTGCAcatgagaaaaatgaaatgaattaaaaatagaCATTTTAGCGGTCTGCACGGTTGTATGAAGGGCACATCTGACTGCCTAACAGTGTTATAATCTGGGAGGTCTCTCCAAGATGGCAGCCAGATCATGTGACTCTCAGCTGTCCGGCCGTCTCACGTAACAGTCGGTACGGGGCACCTTGCACCCCCCACAGCGGCAGACTGTTTCACTGCAGCGTCATGAGACTGATCTCAGCCCGGGACATTTacccagaacacacacacacacacatacacacacacacacatattctcatTTAGCTCCactacacagtgtgtgtttaatcaGCATGTTTGCTCCAAAGTCCTGTGAGACCAGAATAAAAGACATGAACCCTGTGAGACTGAATaatggatggagatggaggcagccacagcagcaggctGATATCTCGACTGCGTCACTTGCGCTGCTaagggaagggggagggagggtgcaAGGGGATGGggactagtgtgtgtgtgtgtgtgtgagtgtgtgcgtgcaggacGTAGCCAGCCTGCAAACCACCAGCAGACTGAGAGAAGAGCAGCTGCCCgtgtgtgagaggaggaaaGCTCCTTCAAGGGAAATAAAGGAAGAATTAGAAACTGACACAGAGGAACATGTCAGCCTCGTGGAGCCGGCTCTCCTTCCGCATCCTGCTGATGCTTCTGTCCTGGAGGGGCAGCAACACAAGTAAATGACTTTCATTtggctctatgtgtgtgtgtgtgtgtgtgtgtgtgtgtgtgtgtgtgtgtgttagatttATACTGcctcttttttcctcagtgGCTCGTCACTAAATGATGTGTGACCTTGTGAGAGGTGGAAGGAAATGTCACAGACTTTCTGGGCTGTATGTGTACTGTATCGCACTGAACTGCTGCTGCATTGATATGTACAGCCTGTGCTGTATGCAGGAggcagcgagtgtgtgtgtttgtgtgtgtgtgtgtctgtgtgtgtgtgtgtgtctctgtgtgtgtttttctctcttgagATGTAGTTTCCATTGCTGAATCATTTAAAGTGGTATTGCTTTTGATATTGGGTCGCCATTTTTGGATATTTCCTTTAGAATGAAACCAGtacaccaaaatgaaaaaaataccaagaaaaaaaagtattaactTGATggtgataaaaacagaaaacagtaaacaaatcATAACGTCTTATGTgacttttccaccaaaatgtctGGTTCTCAAACTTGCTCGGTTCATGCTTCCTGGaaccagggttagggttaggaactGAGGAACTGCCCCACATTTCAACCTGTTTTTGGAGAGGAACCATCGATGGTCTGGGTGCACAACAAAGTTGAGTCCTTTGGCAGCACATGAGCACGGTGTCGTGGTGACTCCGCCTGCCTGCTGTCAGCCACAGCACGGACCCGACCCTCACACCTGCTGGAATAACTCACCtacataatctgagcctgataGGGTTCAGATTGAGAATTATAAACTCTAAATCATCCTGGAACCTTAGCTGGTGAGCTGATTCTGTCCACAGAGAAATCAGcaggatagaatagaatagaatagaatagaatagaatagaatagaatatactttattgtccctggGGGAAATTTGTCATGGACTCAAGTGCATGGTGGTAGCTGCCTAatagacaataaataaacatagaatacaaataaaaaattacaaatggcGGCTAGAAacatacacgtacacatacatacacacccatgacacatcaaatgaaaaattggaaagaaaaacagacagaacacCCGATTATTGCACAGCAGGATGTGAcgggaaaatgtaaatgtaaatttgcCTTGTAAGTTTCTTAGTAGTCGACTCTATCTTTCCTTGCAGAATAATACCCTGTTCACACTGTAGAACTACTATTTTCTGGTTCCAGCTGAGAACCAATTTTTCCATTTGGGAACCAATCTATGTTTGGTGGAAATGCAAAGCACGGTTCCAAATTTGGTGCACGGACCAGAACAGAGCCGCCTCCTTGTTGGTGGAAAGCGAAGCTGTACCCGGCAAACGTTTTAGATTTTAACTTGATTAATGATTAAACCACTTGAGTATCCAAATTTTAATTGCAACAAATCTCAGTTGAGCATTTCAGGACAGAGAATCCTGGTGCGACGCCCCCTCCGCTGGTTCCCACCAGTCCTCTCCCCATGGACGTGAAGAGCGTTGTCCTCAAAGGTAACTGCAGACGTCTGATTTCACCCCACCAAGCTGCAGAGAAATggtgttttttgtaattaagATGATGATTAATTGTTCATTTGACTGCAGGTGTCTGATTTTggcttgtgtctgtgtttgaaatCCAGGTGAAAGTCACACTGAGGCGGTTGAAGTGTTGAAACCCGTCCGTTTAGAGCTGGAGTGTACCTGGACAGGTAATCAGAACAAATTACCAAACATCACCGGGTACTGGAAAAAAGATGGCAATGAAATCGACAGCCGGCTCACAGTGCCGCTGGAGAATGAGCAATATAATCTCAAAGGAGTGTAAGTATGTGTTCATTATCACACTGGGTTCAGAAAATGCACGTTCATTGATCATGTGTTGGCTAATC from Myripristis murdjan chromosome 9, fMyrMur1.1, whole genome shotgun sequence encodes:
- the cplx4b gene encoding complexin-4b; translation: MATAGMSREEAEEYQRQLVEEKMERDAEFLVRKAERATLRTCLRDKYRLPKSDQDENLIQMAGDDIDVPEELVKMVDGETAEEEHDDSILAQVQNLQNMDMNQIKEKASATMTELRTKAEEKCCVM